From the Hordeum vulgare subsp. vulgare chromosome 1H, MorexV3_pseudomolecules_assembly, whole genome shotgun sequence genome, the window CATCCATAAACTCTGATAATTCATAAATGGACGATGTTGCAGTTACGTGCAACTGCTGTGATGTAGGAAGACTAACATCAACAACTTGGAGAAAATCGAAAACACCAACCTGCAAGGAAAGCATTACCATCAGTTAATAACAGGTAATGCAATTTTATCTCGTCAAAGTAATAACCAAACATATTTGCAAAACAAACCATCCATCATTATTGGCCAATCCTAATCCTATTTGCACCGAAGACGCCTGGTGCTATATGGAGACTACTCGAGTTCTTCCTCCCAGCATCGAAGCTTATAGGGAGGTAGTGCGGTTTTGGTTGGGACTCCATCCGAACATCTTATGTCTTCTCGTGGATCTAGGATTGGCATGGTGACGATATGACATCATCATTGAAAAATGTACATCAACTTTTATGAAATTATAAACCATGGATTTTGAAGAAAAAATGAATTTAATAAAATTTCCTTGAGTATAAAAATGGAaaaggaataataataataataataataacaaacaaacaaaaaataaaagaaaaaaagaaaaataaaactgcaAGAGGGAAGGTGTGGCTGGACTTTATTAGAGATCCCAACAACCCATCCTTTCAACTCAAACCAGATCCTATGTTAATGGTTTCGATGAACTTTGATTCACAAAAAAGGTTGAAGACAAAATAAAACCATAAAAACCAGGCAATCGTAAAAAAGAACTAACAAAAAACTAAAGAAGGAAAACGAAGCCCGAAAACAGGGTTTTGCGGTTTTTTATATTCTTAGAAGCACATGATGTACCTCTTTTCGGGAAGACACGGGTTGTCTTATTCCCTTTTTTCGGGAAGCACGTGTTGTGCTTCTCACGGAAACGTTTGTGGTTTTTCATTTCTGAGATGTTTCTCACGAAATAAAATATGTACTGCATCCAATTTTCTTTTCTGAGAAAGCATTGTTGTGctcgtaaaaaaataaaaattatatatatttcatcATAACCTTTGGAAAGCCAAGAAAAAGCTGAAGACCAAATAAAGAAAAATTCCAAGACCAAACAAACACGAAAAGGAGTGCGgaaaatgaagaaaaaaaaacttgTTGCCGTGGGGAGCGCCCAACACGTGACATATGTTGTCAGACAAATATATGTACTTGGATGTGAGTCTGGATGTTTATAACTTGTgccattttcaaatttgaatattaTGTGTTTAATTATGTATATATGAATTGTGTCCATGGGATGTGGCATCAAATTAGCAGGGACGTCCCGCctaatttttaaaataaattttgaaataacTTAAATCCAAATATGATTATTATCATTTTGCGTGTTTACGGCGTTGGTTTCCCCTAATTTTGCATTTAACAACAGAGTAAAACTTGTTGTTTCTTTGGTAATGTGGATATTTTTTGTCATAAGTTGCATCCGGATAAAATCATCTTTTCAGCTGTCATCTAAACCGTTAGTACTTAAAATAGACGGAAGTGTCACGAAAGGAATATATTTTAGAAATGTTGTTAGGTGAGGAAGAGAAAAGTTTCATgcgtaaaagaggccaaagaagaaaATTAGCCGGTGTTAAATAAGGAATTCTCTCATTCAGAAAAAGGCCAGGTTTGTCTTTTTTACAGGTAGAGAAGACAGCACAGGAGGGGAAGAAGAGCGCGTGCGTCACGAGCTGGCTCGCTGGTTCTCTTCTCCCTCTCGGCGGCGTCCACGAATATTCTTGACTCCTCCAGCGCTACAAACCGCCATGCCCAAAACTTGCTCCACGACCATGACCATGACCATGCCCCGCCGTATATAagcccggccgcctcccctctgcCCCTTCACCAACCGAGCAAGCAAAGCCaattgattgattgattgattgatcGAAGCAAAGCCACAGAGCGTGCGTGCGTGCAAGAAAGCATCGGTCACCGGAGCTGCTGCCAGAATCATCCCCGTCTCCAAGCGAGCATGGACAAGGTGCCGACCTTCTCCATCCTGAGCGCATCGAGCTGGGCTCGGTTCTCCTGGCAGGGGAGGAAGCTGCAGGACGGCGGCCAGGGTAGAGCAGGGCAAGATGGGATTGGGAGGCAGGGCGGTCTGCCGGCGGACAAGGGGAAATCGCAGTCTCCGCGGTTCGCGCCGGAGTTCGACGGGATCGACTGCTTCGAAACCATCGTGTGCCGCTGATGAGCCAATCACGAGGCTGCTCGTGGTCTAGCCACGCACGCGTGTGAGGCTTTTCTTTCTTCGTTCGATCACAATAAGATCGGCGTGCTCATTTGTTGTCGAAGTTGTGCTTCTAACTGAAGCCGCGTGTTGTACTACTGAATACAGAGTTGGAAGGAAACCCATTTCGCCGTGATTATTTGTTTTTTCGCTCGGGTGACGGCGAGATCTGCATGAGCAAGCAACAGTGATGTCTCATGAGATCAAAGCCATTGAGCGAGCAGGGGAACTGAGTTGACGTCTGAAGATACCGACACTTTCGTTAGTTAACTGATATAGACCGACCACCACACGTCCTGCAAGTTCGGAGTTCAGAGTTCATAGTCCAACTGAGAAACATCTCTGCCGGTTCGGAGTCGTTGTCTGCAGATGTTTACAGAAAAACGCGAGCTTTGCATAAATTTATGAACCAATACAAAGCAGCACAAATTTATGTCTGAAGATGTCGACTCTTTTGCCAGTTAACTGAAACAGGGTCGTCAGCAAGTTCAGATAATCGGCGTCCGCAGCGATTGACAGAGAAACGCGAGCTCGCACAACAGATCCAACCAGCACAAATAGGATCGTGGCAAGAACTGGAAGCGCTGTTACTATTTCTCCAAACAACCAGCACAGGTTACAAAGAGACAAGAAGAGCCTAACAAATTAGGCAGAGGTGAACTTGGTGACGGCCTTGGTGCCCTCGGAGACGGCGTGCTTGGCGAGCTCGCCGGGGAGGACGAGGCGGACGGAGGTCTGGATCTCCCGGGACGTGATGGTGGGCTTCTTGTTGTACCTGGCGAGCTTGGCGGACTCGCCGGCGAGCTTCtcgaagatgtcgttgatgaaggagttcatgatggACATGGCCTTGGAGGAGATGCCGATGTCCGGGTGCACCTGCTTCAGCACCTTGAAGATGTAGATCTTGTACGTCTCCACGCTCTTCTtggccttcttcttccccttcttctcgccTCCGCCGCCCTCCTTGGACGCCGGCACCTTCTTCTCCGCCTTGGGcttcttctccaccggcttcttctCGGCAGCCTTGGGGGCCATGGATGATGCTGATGCTCCTGCTGCTGATGATGCTTCgacggggagagagaggtggtcTGGTTTCGCTGGAAGGTGGGAGGAATGGTGGTGGATCGGCGGCGAGGGCGCGGCGAGTTTATAGGAGAGGGAGAGCGGGCTCTGACTGGTGGACGGGTGGGTGCCACGGATCGATATGATATCGGCCGTCCGCCGCGGTGCGCGATGGACGACCCAGATGCGCCTCGACGCGGATCGCTGACGTGGCGGAAAGAAGAGGTAATAGCACTGGGGATACTAGAACTTGCACCCAATATGATGGTTTGATCCTATAAGTAGCAAAGTGCACCTATTTCATCCTAGAACTTGCACCTCTTGTGTATTTTTAGTCCACAGCCACTCGCAGCGCGTCAAGTGGACAGAGTGGGGCAGTCTTGGTTGTTTTGCACATTAGCCCTTCCCTTTGTCAGTTATTAGTGTGTTGTTGCTATCTGAGAAACACCtgcatttaataaacctagtaacTACTGTTGGAACGACGAGAGCAGTGTCTCTTTCTCCTCGTGCGGTCGGTGCTTCCTCTCTGTTCTTTCCCTCTGCTTCCTCGCGCGCCCTCGTTCTTGTCGCTCGTGCGCCCCCTTTTCCTCTCTGTTCTTTCCCTCTGCTTCCTCGCGCGCGGCAGCTTATCTTCGGGTCATGGCGTCGCCGGAGTTCTTCGGTGGCCGGGAACCGCCTGCGTCGACACACCTCGTCCGGCCGCACTCTGTGTACCCCCCAGATTATGGTAGGTCTCTTCTCCCTCGTTATCTCCTCCTCACTCTTTGGTTTGCTGCTGTTAGGTCTCTTCTCCCTCTTTAGTACATCTGATTCATGCTATTCTCTGGTGAGAAGAAGAGTTGGTGTGTAACATATGTTGTACATCTGATTATGGATTTAGGTTAGGGTATTATGGATTTGTTTCATTTTTTGTTAGATCTGGTGAGAAGAagagttgttgtgttgttgtgtaaCATATGttgttttgtgttttatttaggtTAGGGTATTTAGGCAGGCAGCTCTAGTTTTAACTGAATTTTGCCCTGTTTGGATGCAGTGTGTGATTCATTAATGGGAAAAGGTGTTTGCACTCCTTTTTTCACACTGGAAATTGAGCATGGTGGCATTTTCTTAGGAGCAATAAGTGAACTTGAGTATTACAACTCTTCTGTGGAGGTGCTGGACTATTTAGATAATGGCAACTTCAGTTATGCATTACTAGAAGAGCACCTAAACTGGTTGGGATATCCTAAGAATCAGCACATCATCTACTGGTGCTTGCCTGACAAGAAAATATGTGATGGCCTGGTGAGAATTACAGGTGATGAGGATCTGCAGCAAGTGATCAGAGCTAGTGCTAATCATAAAGTTCTTGTAATAATGGTTGACCATTCAGATTTCATCATTAATTTCAGGCAAGATTTGATATTGAAGGAGCCATCATTTGAAAGCCATGTTAGAGTGGTCAACTGTTCTGTTGATGCAAGCAATTCAGGCACCATCATTTGTTTCAATGTTGATAATCCAATTTCAGAGGTTGCAGAAGCTAGCGCAGAAGCAGACAATTTGCTTAATGATGCTACAAATCTTCTTGATGTTGTACACACACATGTGCTTACTGAAGCTGGTGCAGAGCCAAACTTACTGTTAGATGCTGCTGCAGAGCCAAACTTGCTTAATGATGTAGTTGCAGAGGAAAACTTGCTGACTGATGCTTTTGCAGACTCAAACTTGCTGAATGATGCTGCCCATCCTTTGCTGACTGAtgtgttgttggaagaatcagatatgaatgatagtgattatgacattcatgatggagatgatgatctgtATGAAGACAACATTGactatgatgttgatgaagaagctgagCCAGATGTGGAAGATGTTGAGCCTGACTATTTACTTGAAGATGAAGATCTGAACCTCTCCattgaacaacaaaaacaacttaaGTACAAGTTCACAGCATTCAATGCAAAGGTGGACATGAAATGCCCTGTTTTTTCTGTGGGTATGGTATTTGCTGATGTGGTTGAGATGAGGAAAGCTTTAACTGCATATGCAATAAGAAACAGAGTGCAGATTAGGAAGGTGAAGAATGACAGGATAAGGTTAGAGGCAATTTGTCAGCCAGGGTGCCCATGGATTGTCAAGGCTGGCAATGATAATAGGACTGGAGGATTTGTGATCAAGGCATTGAATCCATTGCATTTGTGTCAAAAGAAATGGAAGATAAAGGATTTGACAGCTACATTCCTGTGCAAGACATTCATTGAAGAATTCAGAGATGACCAGAAGATGTCACTTGGAACATTTGCAAGGAAAATAACTAAGGAGTTTAATGTTACTCCTAACAGGTGGAAGTTAGCTAGGGCTAGAACACAAGCActtaagcaaatccatggtgatgaggAAGAACAGTTTAGTAGGCTATGGGATTATGGCCATGAGTTAAGGAGCAAAAACCCTGGCTCTACATTTCTTCTGACAACTACACTGGTGGAAGATACAAAATTTCCATTGGGCAGGAAATGTTTGAAAACATTGTACTGGTCATATGATGCATGTAAGAGAGGGTGACTAAAAGGTTGTAGACCCATTCTATTTATTGATGGTTGTCACATGAAAACAAGATTCAAAGGAGTTCTTCTTAGTGCTGTTGGAATTGATCCAAATGACTGCATTTTCCCCATTGCAATGGGATGGGTGGAAGTAGAATGCACTGGTTCTTGGGAGTGGTTCCTGACAACTTTAAGAGATGATATGAACATCACCAACACTGCTCCTTTCACAGTAATGAGTGATAAACATAAAGGATTAATCAATGCAGTGCACAAAGTTTGGCCAGATTCAGAACACAAGTTTTGTGTGAGGCATATTTATCAAAATTTTAATGAGAAACACAAAGGAGAGGTACTGAAGCAAGATTTATGAGCCATTGCAAGATCACCAAACAAGTTTAAGTGGAGAGAGAACTGCCAGAAAATGGATGATCACTGCCCAGCTGCCTTCCATTGGACTGAAAGACTTGAGGCAAAGACCTGGTGCAAGTCATTTTTCAGTACATTCCCCAAATGTGATATTCTATTGAACAATAACTCTGAAGTGTTTAACAGCTACATCCTGGATGGCAGAGAGATGGCAGTTCTTAGTATGCTTGAATATATCTTCTACAAGATCATGCATAGGATAGTTAGTAAACAAAGGGAAGGTATAGAAAAGTGGACAGGGCATAGAATATGCCCAAAGATAAGGAAGAAATTAGAGAAAAACACTGAGTTTGCTGCAAACTGCCATGTATCAGAAGCTGGGCAACAAATCTTCAGAGTTCAGTCTGGTAACTCTAGCTACATAGTGGACCTTAGCAAGCACACATGTGAATGCATGAGATGGCAGTTGTCTGGGGTACCATGTGCACATTCCATAGCTTGTTGCAGAGAGGAGAGGATTGACCCAGAGACAATGGTTCATGATTGCTATACAGTTCAAACATATCTGAAGGCATATGGATACACTCTTTTCCCTCTTGCAGACCCAAAGGATTGGCAAATACAGAGTGCTTACAAAGTGCATCCACCAGTGTTTACTAAACAGTTGGGAAGGcccaagaagaacatgaagaagacaCCAGAGGAGAAGATTAAACATGGTGTAAAGGTGTTGAACAAGAAGGGTGTTTCAATGCACTGCTCAATTTGTGGCAGAGCAGATCATAACAGGAAGGGGCACTACAAATGGCAAGAAACTCTCATTGAAGAGGGAGTGGAGGTGGTTGATGAAACTTATGATGACCCATCATTCCTACAGGTATATTAAACTTAAACTGAACATTTAACTTGCACCTCATATTACACTGAAACTGAACATTTAACTGCACTTCATATTTGCAGAACATCTACCCCAACCAGGCAGATCCTCTTTTGGATCCAAGTGAATCACCAACAAGTATGGTTTACAACATGGCTCATAGGGAGATTGCTAGAAGGCCTCCTAATAGGTTTCATGGTCCACTACCAGAGCAATCAACTTTTGTTGTTTCTGCTGGGGCTGCAATACCCCAGCCTAGGGTCACTACAGAAATGAGTACTGCAAGGCTGACCAGGGCTACCAC encodes:
- the LOC123451652 gene encoding histone H2B.4-like; its protein translation is MAPKAAEKKPVEKKPKAEKKVPASKEGGGGEKKGKKKAKKSVETYKIYIFKVLKQVHPDIGISSKAMSIMNSFINDIFEKLAGESAKLARYNKKPTITSREIQTSVRLVLPGELAKHAVSEGTKAVTKFTSA